Below is a genomic region from Actinomyces weissii.
TCGCGGTCAAGACCACCGCCAAGGTCTCCGCCGCGGCCGTGGACGACGTCGCCGCCACCCCCCAGTACGTCACCGGAATCACCCCCGACCGTGAGCTGCCGATCATCAAGCGCATCGCCCTGGGATCCCTGCGCAACAAGTTCCTGATCATCCTGCCCCTCGGGCTGCTGCTCACCGCCGTCGCCCCGGCCCTGCTGCCGGTGGCGCTGATCGTGGGCGGCAGCTACCTGTGCTTCGAGGGCGGGGAGAAGCTGCTGGCACCGCTGCTCGGCCACCACGACCACGACGACGAGGCCCTGCTGGGGGACGAGGACGCCATAGTCAGGCGCGCCACCACCACGGACTTCATCCTGTCCACCGAGATCCTCCTGCTGGCCATGGCCTCCGTGGAGGAGACCCAGCTGCGGCGGGTGATCGTGCTGTCCATGATCGCGCTCCTGGTCACCTTCGCCGTCTACGGCCTGGTGGCCCTGCTCATCAAGGCCGACGACCTGGGGGTGCACCTGGCCCGCAGCGGGCGCAGCCGGTTCGGGAAGGCCTTCGGGCGAGGCATCGTGCGGATCGCCCCTGGGACCTTCAAGGTCATCGGCTACATCGGCACCGTGGCGATGCTGTGGGTGGGTGGGGAGATCCTGGCCCACAACCTGGAGCACTTCGGTCTGCACTACCCCTACGGGTTCATAGAGCACGCCAGCCACCTCTTCACCAACCCGGTGCTGTCCTGGGTCGCCAAGACCGCCGTGGCCTGCCTGGTGGGAGCGGTGATCGGCAGCCTGCTGGCCCTCCTGTGGACGGGCGTGCACAGGCTCCTGCCGCAGCGTCACCACGGCCAGCAGGCATGAGCCGCCAGGACCGGGCAGGTAGGCGTGCACAGGGCGCAGGCAAGAAGGCTGCCGGAGTACCCCTAAGGCACTACCAGCCGCTGCTGGCCCAGGTGCGCTACCCGCTGCTGGCCCAGTCCGCCGGGGCCCTGCTGGCTGGCCTGGTGGTCTACCTGGCCTTCCCCCCGCCCCTGCGCGGGGTCCTGCCGCTCCAAGGCAGCTGGTGGCTGGCCCCCTTAGGCACGGCCCTGTTCCACAGCCTGCTTAGGGGGCAGCGGGCCGGGCGGGCCGCCTGGCTGGGGCTGCTGTCCGGCCTGGGACTCTTCACCCCGCTGCTGCACTTCGCAGCCGTAGCCATGGGCAACGCGATCGGCTGGACGGCCCTGACCCTCACGGAGGCCGCCTACCTCAGCGCCCTGGGACTGGCCTGGGCACTGACCAGTCGCCTACCGGCCCTGAGCAGCCAGACCGGCTGGCGGGCCAGCCTGTGGCGGCTGGCAGCCTTCACCCTCCTGTGGTGCGGGGTGGAGGAGCTGCGCTCCTCCTGGCCCCTGGGCGGCCTGCCCTTCGGACGGCTGGCCTTCGCAGCCGCCGACGCCCCCATGCTGCCGGTGGCTGCCTACGGGGGCTCGATCGCCCTGACCGCCTGCCTGGCCAGCCTGGGCGCGGCCCTGGCCGAGCTGGCCCTGCTGCTGGGCACACGCCATCTGCGGGCCGCCCTGCCCGTGGCCGCCTGCGCGGGGCTGGCCGTGCTGGCCCCCGCCTACCTGCCCCTGGACTCCCAGGCACAGACAGGCAGCATCCGGGTAGCAGCCGTGCAGGGAAACGTGGCGGAGGACTTTGAGGACGCCTTCGGCCGGGCCCTGGAGGTCACCACCAACCACCTGGAAGGCACCCGCGGCTTCGTGCAGGACACCGGCCCCGGCGCCGTAGACGTCGTGATCTGGCCGGAGAACTCCGCCGACCTGGACCCCCGTGACGACC
It encodes:
- a CDS encoding DUF808 family protein; this encodes MSGFFALLDDIATLAKLTLSTIDDTASIAVKTTAKVSAAAVDDVAATPQYVTGITPDRELPIIKRIALGSLRNKFLIILPLGLLLTAVAPALLPVALIVGGSYLCFEGGEKLLAPLLGHHDHDDEALLGDEDAIVRRATTTDFILSTEILLLAMASVEETQLRRVIVLSMIALLVTFAVYGLVALLIKADDLGVHLARSGRSRFGKAFGRGIVRIAPGTFKVIGYIGTVAMLWVGGEILAHNLEHFGLHYPYGFIEHASHLFTNPVLSWVAKTAVACLVGAVIGSLLALLWTGVHRLLPQRHHGQQA
- the lnt gene encoding apolipoprotein N-acyltransferase, which produces MSRQDRAGRRAQGAGKKAAGVPLRHYQPLLAQVRYPLLAQSAGALLAGLVVYLAFPPPLRGVLPLQGSWWLAPLGTALFHSLLRGQRAGRAAWLGLLSGLGLFTPLLHFAAVAMGNAIGWTALTLTEAAYLSALGLAWALTSRLPALSSQTGWRASLWRLAAFTLLWCGVEELRSSWPLGGLPFGRLAFAAADAPMLPVAAYGGSIALTACLASLGAALAELALLLGTRHLRAALPVAACAGLAVLAPAYLPLDSQAQTGSIRVAAVQGNVAEDFEDAFGRALEVTTNHLEGTRGFVQDTGPGAVDVVIWPENSADLDPRDDPRSASLVQQAAGDAGAPVLVGAVRYGQDEHTGARVRYNDLLLWDPEQGPGEYYRKHQPVPFAEYIPWRDLVRKVTTQVDRIGVDLLPGTGGYTLEVPVAEQSRQVPLAVGICFEVAYDSALRAGVLEGGELIVVPTNNASFLYSSEATQQLAQGRVQAVVHGRAVVQVSTVGITALISPQGRVEQSTRAYTQAALVGQVPLRTSLTWADRLSPWPGLLLELGAGLLTAAGILGGVRDLGKRWRARRR